The Prochlorococcus sp. MIT 1300 genome has a window encoding:
- the selD gene encoding selenide, water dikinase SelD: protein MRPKHLVLAGGGHTHALILARWIMHPELRPGGLITLVSSFSTTLYSGMVPGLVAGRYRRDQVEIDIRSLADRAGVAFIKGEIIGLDVKKYRLLISGRNPISFNRISLDVGNQTAIKLDLMQVKNPSSIKPIKPLEAALEWLESYDDFIETAPNDCFNVVGSGLSGVEIAFALRQRWRNQKIKLHVKHNSLRSSFGKALSAAGIEVIENASFLQGPALICTGGEAQKWIAMSGLPVSDLGRIITSKTLQVIGHPHFFAAGDCSVIDKCLRPASGVWAVRAAIPLARNLERCSLDKRPLKWTPQRRSLHLIGGQLGCKKPLAWAIWGGMLFGPNKIFWLWKRFIDQRFVDRFKRLLTMRKKFRSGNSEMGCRGCAAKIASRTLQASLVETGLKELATFPEDAAYIDINSTGESLLQSVDGFPALISDPWLNGRLTGLHACSDLWASGASVKSAQPVITLPIVSGEIQQYLLSQTLAGIQSALDNQGAKLLGGHTLEARHPSPSPCSIGINVALSVNGSVKKGFKPWSKGGLQEGDSLFISRGIGSGVIFAAAMQSVIGSREYLDFAISELSNSQHDLVIELQELSLQCKDLDLVHACTDVTGFGLLGHLGEMLTTTNKKRELFHHQPLRIILKMESIPSIPGAIELLESGWKSTLAPSNRLASRFLTEANIGDSSIRLEFDKVVSGSKREMALHELLFDPQTCGPLLISCPQSLSEKIKQLNAWTRIGFVL from the coding sequence ATGAGACCTAAACATCTTGTTCTTGCAGGTGGCGGACATACTCATGCCCTCATTTTGGCCAGGTGGATAATGCACCCAGAACTTCGTCCAGGGGGATTAATTACTTTAGTTAGTAGCTTTAGTACAACACTTTACTCTGGCATGGTCCCAGGACTGGTCGCAGGAAGATATAGACGGGATCAAGTCGAGATTGATATAAGAAGCTTGGCAGATCGAGCTGGTGTGGCTTTTATTAAAGGAGAAATAATTGGTCTAGATGTCAAAAAATATAGGTTGCTAATTAGTGGTCGCAATCCAATATCTTTCAATAGAATTAGCCTTGATGTAGGGAATCAGACTGCTATTAAGCTAGATTTAATGCAAGTTAAAAACCCTTCCTCTATAAAGCCTATAAAGCCTTTAGAAGCTGCTTTAGAGTGGCTAGAGAGTTACGATGATTTTATAGAAACAGCGCCTAACGATTGTTTTAATGTTGTTGGCAGTGGTCTTAGTGGCGTTGAGATTGCATTTGCTTTACGCCAAAGATGGAGGAATCAAAAAATTAAATTACATGTTAAGCATAACTCTTTAAGATCTTCCTTTGGGAAAGCACTCTCTGCTGCTGGTATAGAAGTAATAGAAAATGCGTCTTTTTTACAAGGCCCAGCTCTTATTTGCACAGGTGGCGAGGCTCAAAAATGGATTGCTATGTCTGGACTTCCTGTTAGTGATCTTGGTCGAATAATTACTTCTAAAACCTTGCAAGTAATTGGTCACCCTCACTTTTTTGCTGCTGGTGATTGCAGTGTGATTGACAAGTGTTTGCGCCCTGCTTCAGGAGTTTGGGCTGTAAGAGCTGCTATTCCATTAGCTAGAAACTTGGAAAGATGTTCATTGGATAAAAGACCTCTTAAATGGACTCCTCAAAGGCGGTCTTTGCATTTAATAGGCGGACAATTAGGTTGTAAAAAACCTCTTGCATGGGCGATTTGGGGAGGTATGTTGTTTGGACCAAATAAAATTTTTTGGTTATGGAAAAGATTTATCGATCAAAGATTTGTAGATAGATTTAAACGACTTTTAACAATGCGAAAGAAATTTCGCTCAGGTAATAGTGAGATGGGTTGTAGAGGTTGTGCTGCCAAGATAGCTTCCAGGACCTTGCAAGCTTCTCTTGTTGAAACTGGTTTAAAAGAACTAGCAACCTTTCCTGAAGATGCTGCTTATATAGACATCAATTCAACAGGAGAAAGCCTTCTACAAAGTGTTGACGGATTTCCAGCATTGATTTCCGACCCTTGGTTGAATGGTCGTTTAACTGGTTTGCATGCTTGTTCTGATTTATGGGCGAGTGGGGCTTCTGTTAAGTCAGCCCAACCTGTAATTACTCTTCCAATTGTTTCAGGAGAAATCCAGCAGTATTTATTATCACAAACTTTGGCTGGTATTCAATCTGCCTTAGATAATCAAGGTGCGAAGTTATTAGGTGGGCATACTCTTGAAGCTCGCCATCCTTCACCTAGTCCATGCTCAATTGGGATAAATGTTGCACTAAGTGTTAATGGTTCAGTGAAGAAAGGTTTTAAACCCTGGAGTAAGGGTGGCCTTCAGGAGGGAGATTCTCTCTTTATTAGTAGGGGTATAGGAAGTGGAGTAATTTTTGCAGCTGCTATGCAAAGTGTCATTGGTTCAAGAGAATATCTAGATTTTGCAATATCTGAGCTTTCTAATAGTCAGCATGATCTGGTAATTGAATTGCAGGAATTATCTTTGCAATGCAAAGATCTTGACCTTGTTCATGCTTGTACAGATGTAACTGGCTTTGGTTTGTTGGGCCACTTAGGAGAAATGCTTACAACAACTAATAAAAAGCGTGAGTTATTTCATCATCAGCCTTTGAGGATTATATTGAAAATGGAGTCAATCCCTTCAATCCCAGGGGCGATAGAATTGCTTGAATCTGGTTGGAAGAGCACGTTGGCACCATCTAATAGACTGGCGAGTAGGTTTTTAACGGAAGCTAATATTGGTGATAGTTCTATTAGGTTGGAGTTTGATAAGGTTGTATCGGGAAGTAAACGTGAAATGGCCTTGCACGAATTACTTTTTGACCCCCAGACTTGTGGCCCTTTGCTAATTTCATGTCCACAAAGTTTGTCCGAAAAGATAAAGCAATTAAATGCTTGGACAAGAATTGGGTTTGTTTTATGA
- a CDS encoding sugar transferase, with protein sequence MKSLAWRDPRQNLFLCAGLDVLGMVLVLALLVSGWSEPHPLKGQIAWMASTITAYLLFGWLLGTYTVLGWPRLSSWTLIQRIGLCFITTLIFVAILGWVINAPDDIRILHRRSQFSWLIPTAIWSLLVRVSLRRGALQAEESKLVLVGSQAEAQKALQAWRKTPRRVMPRWMPAREAAMQSSPLVLAVSPSERYEPEYRELLEEFELRDPRECNISTPLALAERQLERIPPALLPEPWLSYSEIPWNALFSPQRQLKRVADVVLALVLLAFTSPLVLLAAVLIWLEDRGPVFYVQDRSGWLGQPFKVLKLRTMKVASPHAPVTWTVPGDQRITRVGRFLRRSRLDELPQLVNVVRGDMSLIGPRPERPELELQLEASIPHYRKRHWMRPGLSGWAQVCAPYAASVEDSELKLSYDLYYLKYFSNWLDLLILFRTIKTVLKVAGR encoded by the coding sequence TTGAAGTCCTTGGCCTGGCGTGATCCCCGTCAAAATTTATTCCTTTGTGCGGGTCTTGATGTGCTCGGGATGGTCCTGGTGCTTGCCCTTTTGGTAAGCGGCTGGTCTGAACCTCATCCACTAAAAGGGCAAATAGCTTGGATGGCTTCAACAATTACAGCTTATTTACTGTTTGGTTGGTTATTGGGCACTTATACAGTTCTTGGATGGCCTCGCCTTTCAAGTTGGACTTTGATTCAGCGTATAGGGCTTTGTTTTATTACCACCTTGATCTTTGTGGCAATTTTGGGCTGGGTTATTAATGCTCCTGATGATATCCGTATCCTTCATCGAAGAAGCCAGTTCTCTTGGTTGATTCCAACGGCAATTTGGTCGCTTTTGGTTCGTGTAAGTCTCAGAAGAGGTGCTTTGCAAGCCGAGGAGTCGAAATTAGTTTTAGTTGGATCACAGGCCGAAGCCCAAAAAGCTTTACAGGCTTGGAGGAAAACGCCTAGACGAGTAATGCCTCGTTGGATGCCTGCCAGAGAAGCGGCTATGCAGTCAAGTCCTTTGGTTCTCGCGGTATCCCCTAGTGAGAGATATGAACCTGAATATCGTGAGCTGTTAGAAGAATTTGAGCTGCGTGATCCTAGGGAATGCAACATCAGCACACCACTTGCGTTGGCGGAAAGACAACTAGAACGAATTCCACCGGCCTTATTGCCAGAGCCTTGGTTGAGTTATTCAGAGATCCCTTGGAATGCTTTATTTAGTCCACAAAGGCAGTTGAAGCGTGTAGCTGATGTTGTGTTGGCTCTGGTTCTTTTGGCATTCACGTCTCCTTTGGTTCTTCTTGCAGCAGTTTTAATTTGGTTAGAGGATCGAGGCCCTGTGTTTTATGTACAGGATCGGAGTGGTTGGTTGGGCCAACCTTTCAAGGTTTTAAAACTGCGAACGATGAAAGTCGCCTCCCCTCATGCACCTGTGACATGGACCGTTCCTGGTGATCAACGGATAACACGAGTTGGTCGATTCTTGCGAAGATCTCGTCTAGATGAATTGCCTCAATTGGTAAATGTTGTGAGGGGAGATATGAGTTTGATTGGCCCTAGGCCAGAGAGGCCCGAATTGGAACTTCAGCTTGAAGCAAGTATCCCTCATTATCGTAAACGCCATTGGATGAGGCCTGGCTTGAGTGGATGGGCCCAGGTTTGTGCACCCTACGCTGCAAGTGTTGAAGATTCTGAGCTAAAACTTTCTTATGATCTCTATTACCTAAAATACTTTAGTAATTGGTTGGATTTGTTAATTCTTTTCAGAACTATCAAAACGGTATTAAAAGTCGCTGGACGTTGA
- the galE gene encoding UDP-glucose 4-epimerase GalE has translation MAQLLITGGAGFIGSHTCLVLLEAGHNLVLIENFSNSSPEALRRVLELAGPKAKSRIQIVEGDIRNSDDLDCAFSIASSPIEAVVHFAGLKAVAESFEDPLDYWDVNLGGSRSLLNAMRIHGCRTIVFSSSATIYGYPNEVPISENALVSPINPYGQTKAAVEQLLADVAASEPGWKIARLRYFNPVGAHPSGLLGEAPHGTPANLFPYVSQVAVGRRDKVEIFGGDWPTSDGSAVRDYIHVMDLAEGHSAALNVLQQEAPQVLTLNLGSGRGYSVLEVVKAFEKASQKKLPYIITSRRKGDVACSVADPDLALKRLGWSTRRGLEDMCKDSWTWQMANPDGYSVEIQSLI, from the coding sequence ATGGCCCAGCTGTTGATTACAGGTGGGGCTGGGTTTATTGGTAGTCACACCTGCTTGGTGCTTCTTGAGGCTGGGCATAACTTGGTTCTCATTGAGAATTTTTCTAATAGTTCGCCAGAAGCTTTGAGGAGGGTCCTTGAGTTGGCTGGACCCAAAGCTAAGAGCAGAATTCAAATAGTAGAGGGTGATATTCGTAATAGTGATGATTTGGATTGTGCATTCAGCATTGCTTCAAGTCCCATCGAAGCAGTAGTGCATTTCGCTGGACTTAAGGCTGTGGCTGAATCCTTTGAAGATCCGCTTGATTATTGGGATGTAAATCTTGGTGGCAGCCGTTCCTTACTAAATGCAATGCGAATACATGGTTGTCGGACGATAGTTTTTAGTAGTAGTGCAACTATTTATGGTTACCCCAACGAAGTTCCTATTAGCGAGAATGCTCTTGTTAGTCCAATTAATCCTTACGGGCAAACCAAGGCGGCTGTTGAACAGTTATTGGCTGATGTGGCTGCAAGTGAACCTGGTTGGAAAATTGCTCGATTGAGATATTTCAATCCTGTAGGGGCGCATCCCAGCGGACTTCTCGGTGAAGCGCCTCACGGCACTCCGGCAAATTTGTTTCCTTACGTCAGTCAAGTTGCTGTCGGTAGACGTGACAAGGTTGAGATCTTTGGGGGTGATTGGCCTACCTCAGATGGAAGTGCTGTAAGGGATTACATTCACGTTATGGATCTTGCGGAAGGTCACAGTGCGGCACTGAATGTTTTACAGCAAGAAGCACCGCAGGTTTTGACTTTGAACTTAGGGAGTGGGAGAGGGTATTCGGTTTTAGAAGTTGTTAAGGCTTTTGAGAAAGCTTCTCAAAAAAAATTGCCCTACATCATTACCTCGAGGAGAAAGGGTGACGTGGCATGCTCAGTTGCCGATCCCGACTTGGCTTTGAAACGTCTCGGGTGGAGCACCAGAAGAGGCCTGGAGGATATGTGCAAGGACAGCTGGACTTGGCAGATGGCAAATCCAGATGGATATTCAGTTGAAATTCAGAGTTTGATCTAA
- the hisS gene encoding histidine--tRNA ligase has translation MEKLQSLRGMVDLLPHETIVWQKIEATAQRHFKRASVSEIRTPLLEVTDLFARGIGEATDVVGKEMYSFSDKGGRNCTLRPEGTASVVRAAIQHGLTKQGSQRFWYSGPMFRYERPQAGRQRQFHQLGLEFLGFSDPRSDVEAISIAWDLLSELGIGELKLELNSLGDKEDRVSYRNHLVTWLEQRRELLDEESRERLEKNPLRILDSKNPKTKELLLDAPKLTKTLGHKSLERFEKVQAGLNDLEIPFQLNPSLVRGLDYYSHTAFEITSSQLGAQATVCGGGRYDGLVEQLGGPATSAIGWALGMERLVLLLSQAKQNNLATKPDIYIVNRGIEAESLALVLARKLRSKGQIVEIDLSGSAFGKQLKRANRSGAELALLIGEDEAAQQQAIIKELNTKNLEGPSDKRVTIESLLARFA, from the coding sequence GTGGAGAAATTACAGTCTCTAAGAGGCATGGTGGATCTCTTACCCCACGAAACAATTGTCTGGCAAAAAATCGAGGCAACCGCCCAGCGTCATTTCAAACGAGCCTCAGTCTCTGAAATACGCACCCCACTTTTAGAAGTCACCGATCTATTTGCTCGTGGGATTGGAGAGGCAACTGACGTTGTCGGGAAAGAAATGTATTCCTTTTCTGACAAAGGTGGAAGGAATTGCACTCTTAGACCTGAAGGAACAGCCTCAGTAGTGCGTGCGGCAATTCAACACGGGTTAACCAAGCAAGGGTCACAAAGGTTTTGGTATTCAGGCCCCATGTTTCGATACGAGAGGCCTCAGGCAGGCCGACAGAGGCAATTTCATCAATTAGGGCTGGAGTTCTTAGGCTTTAGTGATCCCAGAAGCGATGTTGAAGCGATCTCAATTGCATGGGATTTGCTTAGTGAACTTGGTATTGGTGAACTAAAACTTGAGCTCAATTCTCTCGGAGACAAAGAAGACAGAGTTTCTTATAGGAATCATCTCGTAACTTGGCTTGAACAAAGACGTGAGCTCTTAGATGAAGAGTCGCGAGAACGACTAGAGAAAAATCCATTGCGAATTCTTGACTCAAAAAATCCAAAAACAAAAGAGCTATTACTTGATGCACCAAAACTTACAAAAACTTTGGGGCATAAAAGTTTGGAAAGATTTGAAAAAGTACAAGCTGGTCTAAATGATCTTGAGATTCCATTCCAACTAAACCCAAGTCTGGTAAGGGGATTGGATTACTACAGTCATACAGCCTTTGAGATCACGTCCTCACAGCTCGGAGCCCAAGCCACTGTCTGTGGTGGTGGCAGATATGACGGACTAGTCGAACAACTGGGTGGACCTGCTACATCAGCCATAGGCTGGGCTCTGGGAATGGAAAGACTAGTACTGCTTCTTTCTCAAGCTAAACAAAATAATCTTGCAACGAAACCTGATATCTATATAGTTAATCGTGGGATTGAAGCTGAGTCTCTAGCACTAGTATTAGCCAGAAAACTACGCAGTAAAGGGCAAATAGTGGAAATAGATCTTTCAGGATCTGCCTTTGGAAAGCAATTGAAACGAGCAAATCGTAGTGGTGCCGAATTAGCTTTGCTGATTGGCGAAGATGAAGCGGCACAACAACAGGCCATAATTAAAGAACTAAATACCAAAAACCTAGAAGGCCCATCAGACAAGAGGGTCACAATCGAAAGTCTTTTAGCAAGATTCGCCTAA
- a CDS encoding nucleotide sugar dehydrogenase — MKTPLTEIRNICCIGAGYVGGPTMAVIADRCPKIQVNVVDLNESRIAAWNDSDLSNLPIYEPGLDKIVQRARGRNLYFSTEVEPSIANADMVFISVNTPTKTRGLGSGQASDLRWVEACARQVAKCAQGHTIVVEKSTLPVRTAETIQAILQASQGPQSNGEPRSFVVLSNPEFLAEGTAIKDLETPDRVLIGGEDSHAIESLASIYNKWVPSEKILRTNLWSSELSKLTANAFLAQRISSINSVAALCELTGADVKEVAKAIGSDTRIGSKFLNSGPGFGGSCFQKDILNLVYLSRYFGLPEVADYWQNVVTLNTWQQDRIARLVVKNLFGTVTGKRLALFGFAFKANTNDTREAPAIRIAKDLLDEGAQLAIYDPKVESLQIASDLKLPQITPPSLKAGPSKAELSGEGTWWPCSKVEEAVSGADAVLILTEWSQFRGLNWDELAQLMRKPAWVFDTRGIVNKEEVTSAGLKIWRVGDGAT; from the coding sequence GTGAAAACTCCTCTAACTGAAATAAGAAATATCTGCTGCATTGGGGCTGGCTACGTTGGTGGCCCAACCATGGCTGTAATCGCAGATAGATGCCCCAAGATTCAGGTCAATGTTGTAGATCTGAATGAGAGTCGAATAGCCGCTTGGAATGACAGTGATTTAAGCAATCTGCCAATTTATGAGCCTGGGCTCGACAAAATTGTTCAAAGAGCACGAGGGCGAAACCTATATTTTTCAACAGAAGTCGAGCCTTCAATCGCCAATGCAGACATGGTGTTTATCTCGGTGAACACCCCAACAAAAACAAGAGGACTTGGATCAGGTCAAGCAAGTGACTTGAGATGGGTGGAGGCCTGTGCGAGACAAGTAGCTAAATGCGCTCAAGGCCATACCATCGTTGTTGAAAAAAGTACCTTGCCTGTAAGAACGGCGGAAACAATACAAGCAATTCTCCAAGCTTCCCAAGGGCCACAGTCAAACGGTGAACCGAGAAGCTTTGTCGTCTTGTCAAACCCTGAATTCTTGGCTGAAGGCACTGCTATTAAAGATCTAGAAACTCCCGACAGGGTTCTAATAGGCGGAGAAGATTCACATGCGATCGAATCTCTTGCAAGCATTTATAACAAGTGGGTTCCTTCCGAAAAGATCTTAAGAACCAATCTATGGAGTAGCGAGTTATCCAAACTCACTGCGAATGCCTTTCTCGCTCAACGAATTAGCTCAATCAACTCAGTGGCAGCTCTATGCGAATTAACTGGAGCAGACGTGAAAGAAGTTGCAAAAGCGATTGGCTCTGATACTCGAATCGGATCAAAATTTCTAAACTCAGGCCCTGGCTTTGGTGGGAGCTGCTTTCAAAAAGACATTCTTAATCTCGTATACCTTTCTAGATATTTTGGCCTACCTGAAGTAGCAGACTATTGGCAAAATGTTGTCACACTAAATACTTGGCAACAGGATCGAATAGCTCGCTTAGTTGTTAAAAATCTTTTTGGAACAGTTACAGGGAAAAGGCTTGCCCTATTCGGTTTTGCATTCAAAGCAAATACAAATGACACTCGTGAAGCACCTGCAATTCGTATTGCAAAAGATCTACTTGATGAAGGGGCTCAACTTGCTATCTACGATCCAAAAGTGGAATCATTGCAGATTGCTAGTGACCTTAAACTCCCGCAAATTACTCCACCAAGTCTAAAGGCTGGGCCTAGCAAGGCGGAACTTAGTGGAGAAGGAACCTGGTGGCCTTGTTCGAAAGTAGAGGAAGCAGTCTCTGGTGCCGATGCTGTACTAATACTTACTGAATGGAGCCAATTTAGGGGACTAAATTGGGACGAATTGGCTCAACTTATGCGCAAGCCTGCTTGGGTTTTCGATACACGTGGAATTGTCAACAAAGAGGAAGTAACTTCCGCTGGACTTAAGATCTGGCGTGTAGGAGATGGGGCTACTTGA
- a CDS encoding NAD-dependent epimerase: MKRTFLVTGAAGFIGAALVHRLLAKGERVIGIDNINHYYDPALKEARLKQIELSEFSANWSFKKLALEDKHSLSEIFQSEKPEVVVNLAAQAGVRYSIKNPAVYIQSNLVGFGHILECCRHNNVQHLVYASSSSVYGGNRELPFHEKQAVNHPVSLYAATKKANELMAHTYSHLYNLPATGLRFFTVYGPWGRPDMAPMIFAKSILEKTPIKVFNHGQMQRDFTYIDDIVEGVLRCCYKTATIDSSFNPQHPDPSTAAAPHRIFNIGNSQPVDLLKFIEVLEDALGTIAIKDFQPIQPGDVVKTAADTSALETWVNFRPYTNIEQGIKLFADWYRNFYKS; encoded by the coding sequence TTGAAACGCACCTTTCTGGTTACCGGTGCAGCGGGATTTATTGGAGCCGCCCTAGTTCACCGTTTATTAGCTAAAGGCGAACGTGTTATAGGTATTGACAACATCAACCACTACTACGACCCAGCTTTAAAAGAGGCTCGACTTAAGCAAATTGAACTATCTGAATTTTCTGCAAACTGGTCCTTTAAGAAACTTGCTTTAGAAGATAAGCATTCTCTTTCAGAAATCTTCCAATCAGAAAAGCCTGAAGTAGTTGTTAATTTAGCTGCCCAAGCAGGAGTACGTTACTCCATAAAGAATCCAGCTGTATATATCCAATCAAACCTTGTGGGATTTGGACACATACTTGAGTGCTGTCGACACAATAATGTGCAACACCTTGTGTATGCATCTAGTAGTTCTGTGTATGGAGGAAATCGTGAGCTCCCTTTCCATGAAAAACAAGCAGTTAACCATCCTGTCAGTCTTTATGCTGCGACAAAAAAAGCAAACGAACTTATGGCACATACTTATAGTCACCTCTACAACTTACCTGCTACAGGACTACGTTTTTTTACTGTCTATGGACCATGGGGTCGTCCAGACATGGCTCCAATGATTTTTGCAAAATCGATTTTAGAAAAAACACCTATTAAAGTTTTTAATCATGGTCAAATGCAAAGAGACTTCACCTATATCGATGACATAGTTGAAGGGGTATTGCGTTGTTGCTACAAAACAGCAACAATCGATTCTAGTTTTAATCCTCAACACCCTGATCCCTCAACCGCAGCAGCACCACACAGAATTTTTAATATTGGCAACTCACAACCAGTTGATTTACTTAAATTCATAGAAGTATTAGAAGACGCTCTTGGTACCATTGCAATAAAAGATTTTCAACCTATTCAACCTGGAGATGTTGTAAAAACAGCAGCAGACACAAGTGCCCTAGAAACCTGGGTCAACTTCAGACCCTATACAAATATTGAGCAAGGAATTAAACTATTTGCTGACTGGTACCGCAACTTCTATAAAAGTTAA
- the mtnA gene encoding S-methyl-5-thioribose-1-phosphate isomerase, which translates to MNIGNKAWRSIWLGEDGCSVGVIDQRKLPHVFKTKTLRTWQDAADAIKSMVVRGAPLIGVTGAYGLMLALQSDATDKALNIAIKNLMATRPTAVNLRWALERMRKAVFLLPQSERAEAAKREVGLIVAEDVACCDAIGTYGLSILQKLAEDKCLKGEDLPIQILTHCNAGWLATVDWGTALAPIYKAFRKGVNLHVWVDETRPRNQGASLTSYELGCEGIPHTVIVDNAGGYLMQNNQVDLVLVGTDRTTKTGDVCNKIGTYLKALAAYDNNIPFYVALPISTIDWSIKEGLAEIPIEIRSENEVKQIPGRLLSLNGGVDIASVKLVPDFAKTFNPAFDITPARLVTAFITDKGILAATEEGLEAIYSCS; encoded by the coding sequence ATGAATATTGGAAACAAAGCTTGGCGCAGTATTTGGTTGGGGGAAGATGGATGCTCTGTGGGGGTTATTGATCAAAGGAAGTTGCCTCATGTTTTTAAAACCAAAACTCTGAGGACTTGGCAAGATGCAGCTGATGCTATTAAGTCGATGGTTGTTCGAGGCGCACCATTGATTGGCGTTACCGGTGCCTATGGACTAATGCTTGCATTGCAGTCAGACGCTACTGATAAGGCTCTAAATATTGCGATAAAAAATCTGATGGCTACTAGGCCCACTGCTGTCAATTTGCGATGGGCATTAGAAAGAATGAGAAAAGCAGTATTTCTACTTCCTCAAAGTGAGCGTGCTGAAGCTGCAAAAAGGGAAGTTGGATTAATAGTTGCTGAAGACGTGGCTTGTTGTGATGCAATTGGCACTTATGGGCTGTCAATTTTGCAAAAACTTGCAGAAGACAAGTGCCTGAAAGGTGAAGACTTGCCAATTCAAATTCTTACTCATTGCAATGCTGGTTGGCTCGCGACAGTTGATTGGGGGACAGCTCTAGCGCCGATATATAAAGCTTTTCGCAAGGGTGTAAATCTTCATGTTTGGGTAGATGAAACTAGACCTCGAAATCAAGGTGCCAGTCTCACCTCTTATGAGCTTGGTTGTGAAGGAATTCCCCATACTGTCATTGTTGATAATGCTGGAGGATATTTAATGCAAAATAATCAGGTAGATTTGGTTTTAGTGGGTACTGATCGAACAACTAAAACCGGTGATGTGTGCAATAAGATTGGTACTTATTTAAAGGCTTTAGCGGCATATGACAATAATATTCCTTTCTATGTAGCACTTCCTATTTCGACAATTGACTGGTCGATTAAAGAAGGACTTGCTGAGATACCCATAGAAATACGTTCAGAAAATGAGGTAAAGCAAATACCAGGTCGTTTACTTTCTCTAAATGGTGGAGTTGATATTGCATCCGTTAAATTAGTGCCTGATTTTGCTAAAACTTTTAACCCTGCCTTTGATATTACGCCCGCCCGGTTGGTAACTGCTTTTATTACTGATAAAGGAATTTTGGCTGCAACTGAGGAAGGATTAGAGGCTATCTATTCTTGCAGTTAA
- the mtnP gene encoding S-methyl-5'-thioadenosine phosphorylase — MDYSKPFSLEDARIGVLGGSGLYSMEGLENLREVEVDTPYGKPSDDLRIGSLEDIEVVFLARHGRNHTFTPTEVPYRANIWALRSLGVRWILSPSAVGSLQEEIRPLDMVVPDQFIDRTHQRPLSFFANGAVAHVSMADPFCLNLSRLLIEIGEKLMPEGRQLHRGGIYLAMEGPAFSTRAESNLYRSWGCKVIGMTNHTEARLAREAEIAYASLSMVTDYDCWSQEQSNVSVEMVIDNLKSNAEVGNRIMISTIQKIAQTRPKSEAHTALRDGLMTQKEKVPNKTRKKLDLFTSPYWGNFEQS, encoded by the coding sequence TTGGATTATTCGAAGCCCTTTTCTCTTGAAGATGCTCGCATAGGAGTACTAGGTGGAAGTGGCCTTTATTCAATGGAGGGACTCGAAAATCTTCGAGAGGTTGAAGTTGATACTCCGTATGGGAAACCTTCCGACGACTTGAGGATAGGTTCACTTGAAGATATTGAAGTCGTTTTTCTTGCTAGGCATGGTCGGAACCATACCTTCACTCCAACTGAAGTTCCATATAGAGCAAATATTTGGGCTTTACGCTCCTTAGGGGTTCGCTGGATACTGTCCCCCTCAGCAGTTGGATCGCTGCAAGAAGAAATAAGACCTCTAGACATGGTGGTCCCAGATCAATTCATTGATAGAACCCATCAAAGGCCCCTAAGTTTTTTTGCGAATGGAGCAGTTGCCCACGTTTCAATGGCTGACCCGTTCTGCCTTAACCTTTCCCGTCTACTAATAGAAATAGGTGAAAAATTAATGCCAGAAGGTAGACAGTTGCATAGGGGGGGCATTTATCTAGCCATGGAAGGACCAGCATTTTCAACTAGAGCAGAATCAAACTTATATAGGAGTTGGGGATGCAAAGTTATAGGTATGACAAATCACACTGAGGCCCGTTTAGCACGAGAGGCCGAAATTGCATATGCCTCCCTATCGATGGTTACTGACTATGACTGCTGGTCACAAGAGCAAAGCAATGTAAGTGTAGAAATGGTTATTGATAATCTCAAATCAAACGCAGAGGTAGGTAACAGAATAATGATCTCTACTATTCAAAAGATTGCACAAACAAGACCTAAAAGTGAGGCTCATACTGCATTAAGAGATGGTTTAATGACTCAAAAGGAAAAAGTTCCCAACAAGACTAGAAAGAAACTTGATTTATTTACCAGTCCTTACTGGGGAAACTTTGAACAATCTTGA
- a CDS encoding photosystem II reaction center protein J gives MSTKLKGPDGRIPDRLPDGRPAVSWERRWTEGSLPLWLVATAGGIAVIFVLGTFFYGSYTGVGSA, from the coding sequence ATGAGCACCAAACTCAAGGGCCCAGACGGACGTATTCCAGATCGTTTGCCTGACGGTCGACCAGCTGTTTCATGGGAACGCAGGTGGACTGAAGGCTCTCTTCCTTTATGGCTAGTTGCTACCGCTGGTGGTATTGCAGTTATTTTTGTCCTAGGAACCTTCTTCTATGGTTCTTATACCGGAGTTGGTTCTGCTTGA
- a CDS encoding photosystem II reaction center protein L, which yields MERNPNPNNLPVELNRTSLYLGLLLVFVMGVLFTSYFFN from the coding sequence ATGGAGCGCAATCCGAATCCAAACAACCTGCCGGTTGAACTGAACCGCACCAGCCTTTATTTAGGGCTATTGCTTGTTTTTGTCATGGGAGTGTTGTTCACCAGCTATTTCTTCAACTGA